One Bacteroidota bacterium genomic window carries:
- the xth gene encoding exodeoxyribonuclease III, whose translation MRILSYNVNGIRAALNKDFATWLKSESPDILCLQETKAQDAQIDTPLFEHLGYHSIVHSAEKKGYSGLAILSKTKPDKVVKGMGTKRFDSEGRVLRADFGDFTLINVYIPSGTTGDIRQDFKMEFLEAFYQFIQNLKQEWPKLLICGDYNICHKPIDINHPERHKTSSGFLPEEREWFDRFIALGFIDTFREFNSLPQQYSWWSYRANSREKNLGWRIDYHLISEALKEQLKSASILPHVEHSDHCPVEVVLGGIG comes from the coding sequence ATGCGAATTCTATCCTACAATGTAAACGGTATCCGTGCAGCCCTGAACAAAGATTTTGCTACGTGGCTTAAAAGCGAATCGCCCGATATTTTATGCCTTCAGGAAACAAAAGCTCAGGATGCACAAATAGACACCCCTTTGTTCGAACACCTGGGCTATCATAGCATCGTCCATTCGGCTGAAAAGAAAGGATACAGCGGGTTGGCCATTTTATCGAAAACTAAACCCGATAAGGTTGTAAAAGGAATGGGCACAAAAAGATTCGATTCCGAAGGCAGGGTGTTGCGTGCCGATTTCGGTGATTTTACCCTCATTAATGTTTATATTCCCAGCGGCACTACCGGCGATATCCGTCAGGATTTTAAAATGGAATTTCTCGAAGCGTTTTATCAATTCATTCAAAACCTCAAACAAGAATGGCCAAAGTTATTAATATGTGGCGATTATAATATTTGCCATAAACCCATCGACATCAACCACCCCGAAAGGCACAAAACTTCCTCGGGCTTTTTACCCGAAGAACGGGAGTGGTTCGACCGCTTTATTGCACTTGGGTTTATCGATACTTTCCGCGAGTTTAACAGCCTGCCTCAGCAATACAGCTGGTGGAGCTACAGGGCCAACTCGCGCGAAAAAAACCTGGGCTGGCGAATCGATTACCACCTGATAAGCGAGGCTCTGAAAGAACAACTCAAATCGGCTTCCATTCTGCCACACGTGGAACATTCCGACCACTGTCCGGTAGAAGTGGTGCTAGGCGGGATTGGATAA